The sequence below is a genomic window from Acidaminococcales bacterium.
TTATCTGTCGCCGATTGGTCAATGCCGCGCTCCGGGAAAGGATGCGCAAGGTCTGTGGCCGCCGGTTTGTTATGGCGCGCGCGGGGAGGGGGGAGGCAACACGGACACTCCGCCCTTTGCCGCTGCGGCTTTAAAACACGGCAGGGACGGCTTTCTGTCTTTTCGGCGCTGCATAGGGCGGAAAATTTGGCATAAAAGGAGGAACAGAATGAAAAAGCTCTTGGCAATCGCTTTGGCGCTGGTTTTGGCCTTCGGCATGACCGGCTCGGCGCTGGCCGCCAATGCCTTTGCGGACGTGCCGGCCAACCACTGGGCCTACGCTTCCATCGGCAAACTGGCACAAGCGGGGATAATCGAAGGCTACGGCAACGGCCGTTTCGTCGGCTCCGCCAACATCACCCGCTACGAGGCGGCGCAGATCATCGCGAAAGCCCTGGCGCGCGCGGACAAAGCCGACTCCGCCCAGAAGGCGCAGATCGAGCGTTTGGCGGCGGAGTTCGCCGGGGAACTGGAGATCTTGGGCGTGCGCGTGGCAAGGCTCGAGAAGAAGCTGGACAACGTAACCATCACCGGCGAGGCGCGGTTCGGCCACAAACGCGAGACCCGCAAATATAGCGCTGCCACGCAATACCTGTTTCGTGTAGGGCCGGAAGAAAAGTCAGACGAAAGCCTGCTGCGTTCCCGACTGTGGATCAACGGCCAGGTGAACGAGCGCTGGAACTATACCGGCATGATTGAGCACGATGGGCAGAATTTCAAAACCAACGCCAACGGTTCCGAAAGCCGCGCCACTTTGCGCAACGCCTGGGTGGAAGGCTCCCTCGGGGCGGTCAACGTAACCGCCGGCAACTGGTCGCACACGGCGGTCTACGGCGCTTTGCTGGACGACGACGTGGACGGGCTCAAGCTCAATTACGCCACCGGCAAATGGAGCGTGGACGTCTTTGCCCTGCGCCCTCTCCGGGGAAAGAACATTGTATACAGCATGCCTCGGACGGTGGGGGTTACTGATTCCAACCAGCGCACCCAACTGCTGGGCGCCGAGGCCGGCTACCGCTTCACCGACAAGCTGCGCGGCGTCCTCGCCTGGTACAACGTCAAAAGCAAAGGCGCTGATGAGCCAGCAGGCGCATTTAAGTACAGCGAAGTGGACAACAATGTTTATGAAATCGGGCTGGATTACCGGTTGGCGGGCAAACTAAACCTCTGGGCGGAATATGTCGGCTCGACCAAGGGTTTTAATTTGCTTTCTTATCACAATGGTTTCGGTATCGGGTTGGATCACGTTGTAAAGAAAAAAGGCTGGGCGGCCGGGCTGACCTTTGGGGAAAAAGACCTGAAAAAGGCCGGCACCTTTGAACTGCGCGGCGCTTATTACTCCCTGCCGGCGGCGGCCATTTTCGCGCCGGCCATCGAGCTGTGCATCGCGGACAAAGCTTTCGGCTACAAAGGCTGGACGGTGGGCGCAAGCTACGTGCTGGCCAAGAACGTCGACCTGAACGTCGATTACTTCGACTTTAAACAGCAAGACGACGTAAACGGCCTTGCGCGCGCCAAAGGCAAGCTGCTCTGGAGCTACGTAACCTTCTACTTCTGACCTAAAACAGCTTTAAAAAGCGGCGGGCAAAATGCCCGCCGCTTTTTTGTTGCCGCGTGGCGCATGGGCCGCCC
It includes:
- a CDS encoding S-layer homology domain-containing protein is translated as MKKLLAIALALVLAFGMTGSALAANAFADVPANHWAYASIGKLAQAGIIEGYGNGRFVGSANITRYEAAQIIAKALARADKADSAQKAQIERLAAEFAGELEILGVRVARLEKKLDNVTITGEARFGHKRETRKYSAATQYLFRVGPEEKSDESLLRSRLWINGQVNERWNYTGMIEHDGQNFKTNANGSESRATLRNAWVEGSLGAVNVTAGNWSHTAVYGALLDDDVDGLKLNYATGKWSVDVFALRPLRGKNIVYSMPRTVGVTDSNQRTQLLGAEAGYRFTDKLRGVLAWYNVKSKGADEPAGAFKYSEVDNNVYEIGLDYRLAGKLNLWAEYVGSTKGFNLLSYHNGFGIGLDHVVKKKGWAAGLTFGEKDLKKAGTFELRGAYYSLPAAAIFAPAIELCIADKAFGYKGWTVGASYVLAKNVDLNVDYFDFKQQDDVNGLARAKGKLLWSYVTFYF